A single region of the Pseudorhodoplanes sp. genome encodes:
- a CDS encoding IlvD/Edd family dehydratase: MPSGMRKGLTSYGDSEFSLFLRKAFIKAMGYSDDALDRPIVGITNTYSDFNPCHGNVPQLIEAVKRGAMLAGAMPMVFPTISIHESFAYPTSMFLRNLMAMDTEEMIRALPVDSVVLIGGCDKTIPAQVMGAVSADIPAIVLPVGPMLVGHFKGEVLGACTDCRRLWGEFRGNRVSGEDIEVANARLAPSVGTCGVMGTASTIAIMMEGLGLALPGAASIPAPHADRIRMAEATGKRAAEMTKNGPKPSEILTKDAFHNAIVMLQSIGGSTNGVVHLSAIAGRTKNPIKLEDFDEIGRTTPVLVDLKPSGDHYMEHFHQAGGAPRLMQELKDVLKLDALHVIGGTLGDAIKVYEDVPGQTVIKARNAPLKKEGGLAILRGNLAPRGAVIKQAAASTKLMQHEGRAVVFESVEDMTKRIDDPDLDVSEDDVLVMRNAGPIGAPGMPEAGYLPIPKKLAQKGIKDMVRISDARMSGTAFGTIVLHVSPESAAGGPLALVKTGDRIKLDVANRRIDLMVDDAELKNRAAEWKKPPMPEVAQRGYAKLYREHVQQADEGCDFDFLSAVKK; encoded by the coding sequence GTGCCCAGCGGCATGCGCAAAGGACTGACCAGCTATGGCGACAGCGAATTCTCGCTGTTCCTGCGCAAGGCCTTCATCAAGGCCATGGGCTATTCCGACGATGCGCTCGACCGGCCGATTGTCGGCATCACCAACACCTATTCGGATTTCAATCCCTGTCACGGCAATGTGCCGCAACTGATCGAGGCAGTGAAGCGTGGCGCGATGCTTGCGGGCGCGATGCCGATGGTGTTTCCGACGATCTCGATCCACGAGAGTTTCGCCTATCCGACCTCGATGTTCCTGCGCAATCTGATGGCGATGGACACGGAGGAGATGATCCGCGCCTTGCCGGTGGATTCCGTCGTGCTGATCGGCGGCTGTGACAAGACCATACCGGCGCAGGTGATGGGCGCGGTGAGTGCCGACATTCCCGCCATCGTGCTTCCAGTCGGGCCGATGCTGGTCGGTCATTTCAAGGGCGAAGTGCTCGGCGCCTGTACCGATTGCCGCAGATTATGGGGTGAATTCCGCGGCAACCGCGTCAGCGGCGAGGATATCGAGGTTGCCAATGCGCGGCTGGCACCGTCGGTCGGCACCTGTGGCGTGATGGGCACCGCGAGCACGATCGCGATCATGATGGAAGGGCTTGGTCTTGCATTGCCCGGCGCAGCGTCGATTCCGGCGCCGCATGCCGACCGCATCCGCATGGCGGAAGCGACCGGCAAGCGCGCCGCCGAGATGACAAAGAACGGCCCGAAGCCGTCAGAGATTTTAACCAAGGATGCGTTCCACAACGCGATCGTGATGCTGCAATCGATCGGCGGCTCGACCAATGGCGTCGTGCATCTGTCGGCGATTGCCGGGCGCACGAAGAATCCGATCAAGCTCGAAGATTTCGATGAGATCGGCAGGACAACCCCAGTACTGGTCGATCTGAAGCCGTCCGGCGATCATTACATGGAACACTTCCACCAGGCTGGCGGTGCACCGCGGCTGATGCAGGAATTGAAGGATGTGCTCAAGCTTGACGCGCTGCATGTGATAGGCGGCACACTCGGCGACGCGATCAAGGTTTACGAGGACGTGCCGGGTCAGACCGTGATCAAGGCGCGCAATGCGCCGCTGAAGAAAGAAGGCGGTCTCGCGATTCTGCGCGGCAATCTGGCGCCGCGCGGCGCCGTCATCAAGCAGGCGGCGGCCTCGACCAAGCTGATGCAGCATGAGGGGCGCGCGGTGGTGTTCGAGTCGGTCGAAGACATGACCAAGCGCATCGACGATCCCGATCTCGACGTGAGCGAAGACGATGTGCTGGTGATGCGCAATGCCGGCCCCATCGGCGCCCCGGGCATGCCGGAGGCGGGCTATCTGCCGATTCCAAAAAAACTCGCGCAGAAGGGCATCAAGGACATGGTGCGCATATCCGACGCGCGGATGAGCGGCACCGCTTTCGGCACCATCGTGCTGCACGTCTCGCCGGAATCGGCGGCCGGCGGCCCGCTGGCGCTGGTTAAGACCGGCGATCGCATTAAGCTTGATGTGGCGAACCGGCGAATCGATCTGATGGTCGACGATGCCGAACTGAAGAACCGCGCGGCGGAATGGAAGAAGCCGCCGATGCCCGAGGTCGCGCAACGCGGCTACGCAAAGCTTTACCGCGAGCATGTGCAGCAGGCGGACGAAGGCTGCGACTTCGATTTTCTCTCTGCGGTGAAGAAGTAG
- a CDS encoding patatin-like phospholipase family protein produces MGGVRFKSVLSLFTGLALAILLTACASIERIPYTQEDQAFATVPGFPDVRAWADDPNIVSRYAGINTRQPTMLALSGGGADGAFGAGFLNGWTARGNRPQFTVVTGASAGALIAPFAFLGSGYDEALRHVFASGEMENFLQFAGVSGLFGTGLFKAEPLKALIAKYVDANMLEAVANEYRAGRRLFIVTTDLDSQRTSIWDMGRIAASGQPGALDLFRKVMEASASIPGIFSPVLIDVEGNGKRFAEMHVDGGVTANILVVPEAALLARKPILPANVRPKIYAILNGKLGPYFEVVKPRTLQIAVRAFATSVRSNTRNTLLASYEFVRRRGWDMNLAAIDDSFPNQERPGFDTAYMRSVFEYGYERGRSGQMWQRSPADAIEPPAAPVRERAPRVASQ; encoded by the coding sequence GTGGGCGGGGTTCGGTTCAAGTCGGTTTTGTCTTTGTTTACCGGGCTCGCGCTTGCGATCCTGCTCACTGCCTGCGCCAGCATCGAGCGCATCCCCTACACGCAGGAAGATCAGGCGTTCGCAACCGTTCCCGGATTTCCGGACGTGCGCGCGTGGGCTGACGATCCGAACATCGTGTCCCGCTACGCGGGCATCAATACGCGCCAGCCCACGATGCTGGCGCTGTCAGGCGGCGGTGCCGACGGCGCCTTCGGCGCCGGCTTTCTCAACGGCTGGACCGCACGAGGCAACCGGCCGCAATTCACGGTCGTGACCGGCGCCAGCGCCGGGGCGCTCATCGCGCCTTTCGCATTTCTCGGCTCCGGCTATGACGAAGCGCTGCGCCATGTCTTCGCCAGCGGCGAGATGGAAAACTTTCTGCAATTCGCAGGCGTGAGCGGATTGTTCGGCACCGGCCTGTTCAAGGCCGAGCCGCTCAAGGCGCTGATCGCAAAATATGTCGATGCCAACATGCTGGAGGCGGTCGCCAACGAATATCGCGCCGGCCGACGGCTGTTCATCGTCACCACCGATCTCGATTCGCAGCGTACTTCGATCTGGGACATGGGCCGGATCGCAGCGAGCGGACAGCCCGGCGCGCTCGACCTCTTCCGCAAGGTGATGGAAGCCTCCGCCAGCATCCCCGGTATCTTCTCACCGGTTCTGATCGATGTCGAAGGCAACGGCAAGCGGTTCGCCGAAATGCACGTGGACGGCGGCGTCACTGCCAATATCCTTGTCGTGCCAGAGGCGGCCCTGCTGGCCCGAAAGCCGATCCTTCCCGCCAATGTGCGGCCGAAAATCTACGCAATTCTCAACGGCAAGCTTGGCCCCTATTTCGAGGTGGTGAAGCCGAGGACGTTGCAGATTGCGGTTCGGGCTTTTGCGACATCAGTGCGGTCCAATACCCGCAACACCTTGCTGGCTTCCTACGAGTTCGTCAGGCGCCGTGGCTGGGACATGAATCTCGCCGCGATCGACGACAGCTTCCCGAACCAAGAGCGACCGGGCTTCGACACCGCCTATATGCGCAGCGTGTTCGAATACGGCTACGAACGCGGGCGCAGCGGCCAAATGTGGCAACGCTCCCCCGCGGATGCGATCGAGCCGCCGGCAGCGCCCGTGCGCGAGCGGGCACCGCGCGTGGCGAGCCAATAG
- a CDS encoding 3-keto-5-aminohexanoate cleavage protein: MAKSHKVIITCAVTGSIHTPSMSPYLPVTPEQIADAAIGAAEAGAAIVHLHARNPRDGRPDQSPEAFAPFLKVIKQRSNVVVNITTGGAPTMAVEERVRPAATYKPEVASLNMGTMNFGLYPMLGRFKDFKYDWEQPYLEGTRKGFFKNTFADIEYILTTCAENNTRFEIECYDIGHLYTLKHFLDRGVVKPPLFVQSVFGILGGIGTHAEDVIHMKRTADRLLGAENYHWSVLGAGRFQLPIAAQAAAMGANVRVGLEDSIWLGAGKLAESNAAQVTKARQIIEGLGLEIANPDEAREILSLKGGDKVAF; this comes from the coding sequence ATGGCCAAATCGCACAAAGTCATCATTACCTGCGCTGTCACCGGCTCGATCCATACGCCGTCGATGTCGCCGTATCTGCCGGTCACACCCGAACAGATCGCCGATGCCGCTATCGGCGCGGCCGAGGCAGGAGCGGCGATCGTGCATCTGCATGCGCGCAATCCGCGGGACGGCCGGCCGGACCAGTCACCCGAGGCCTTTGCGCCGTTCCTGAAGGTCATCAAGCAGCGCTCCAATGTGGTGGTGAACATCACCACCGGCGGCGCGCCGACCATGGCAGTGGAGGAGCGTGTTCGTCCGGCCGCCACATACAAGCCGGAGGTTGCCTCGCTCAATATGGGCACGATGAATTTCGGGCTCTATCCGATGCTCGGTCGCTTCAAGGACTTCAAATACGACTGGGAGCAGCCTTATCTCGAAGGCACTCGCAAGGGTTTCTTCAAAAATACCTTCGCCGACATCGAATACATCCTCACCACCTGCGCCGAGAACAATACCCGCTTCGAGATCGAATGTTACGATATCGGCCATCTCTACACGCTGAAGCATTTCCTCGACCGCGGCGTGGTGAAGCCGCCGCTCTTCGTACAGTCTGTCTTTGGCATTCTTGGCGGAATTGGCACCCATGCCGAGGATGTCATCCACATGAAGCGCACCGCCGATCGGCTGCTGGGCGCAGAGAATTACCACTGGTCGGTGCTCGGCGCAGGCCGCTTCCAGTTGCCGATCGCGGCGCAGGCAGCGGCCATGGGTGCCAATGTCCGGGTCGGGCTTGAAGACTCGATCTGGCTTGGCGCCGGAAAGTTGGCCGAGTCGAATGCGGCGCAAGTGACCAAGGCGCGCCAGATCATTGAAGGGCTTGGCCTCGAAATCGCCAATCCGGATGAGGCGCGGGAAATCCTCTCGCTCAAGGGCGGCGACAAAGTTGCATTCTAG
- the ybaL gene encoding YbaL family putative K(+) efflux transporter codes for MTHHSPLISIIVVGLVLAFALGALAHRFRISPLVGYLLAGVAVGPFTPGYVADQELANQLAEIGVILLMFGVGLHFSLKDLLSVRAIAIPGAIVQIGIATILGMGLAWWLGWSIGAGLVFGLSLSTASTVVLLRAMQERRLLETDRGKIAVGWLIVEDIAMVLTLVLLPVAADVMKGSAAADWTVLAIPLAMTVGKVGAFVFVMLVIGRIVIPWILHYVAHTGSRELFRLSVLAIALGVAYGATNLFDVSFALGAFFAGMILSESELSQRAANETLPLRDAFAVLFFVSVGMLVDPMIVVRDIGPVLATLLIILFGKSVAAYAIVRLFRHPQSTALTISASLAQIGEFAFILAGLGVALSLLPERGRDLILAGAILSILLNPLLFAALDWWTSRSLPAQTSDASASESGIREKKARRPRRAPMPVTALMDHVVLVGHGRVGGFISPAVTAAGIPLLVVEDNADDAAKLKERSIETIVGNAADPEIVKAVNLQAARCLLVAIPDAFEGGQVVQQARTINPGLTIIARSHSEEENQHLLKHGASQVIMGEHEIAKAMISAIPRAAPADAPQKPLES; via the coding sequence ATGACCCATCATTCGCCTCTGATTTCCATTATTGTGGTCGGCTTGGTGCTGGCCTTTGCCCTGGGCGCGTTGGCGCATCGGTTTCGCATTTCTCCTCTGGTCGGTTATCTGCTGGCTGGCGTGGCAGTGGGACCCTTCACTCCCGGCTATGTTGCTGACCAGGAGCTCGCCAATCAGCTCGCGGAAATCGGTGTCATTCTGCTGATGTTCGGCGTCGGCCTGCATTTCTCGCTGAAGGATCTTCTCTCGGTCAGGGCAATCGCCATTCCCGGCGCAATCGTCCAGATCGGCATCGCCACCATTCTGGGCATGGGGCTGGCCTGGTGGCTTGGCTGGTCGATCGGTGCCGGACTGGTGTTCGGCCTGTCGTTGTCCACCGCCAGCACCGTCGTGCTGTTGCGCGCCATGCAAGAGCGGCGCCTGCTCGAGACCGACCGCGGCAAGATCGCCGTGGGATGGCTCATCGTCGAAGATATCGCGATGGTGCTCACGCTGGTTCTGCTGCCGGTTGCAGCCGATGTCATGAAAGGCTCCGCGGCGGCCGACTGGACAGTTTTGGCCATCCCTCTCGCCATGACGGTTGGCAAAGTCGGCGCCTTTGTCTTTGTGATGCTGGTGATCGGCCGTATCGTGATTCCCTGGATATTGCATTACGTGGCTCATACCGGATCGCGCGAATTGTTTCGCTTGTCGGTTCTCGCCATCGCGCTCGGTGTGGCCTATGGCGCAACCAATCTGTTCGATGTGTCCTTCGCGCTTGGCGCTTTTTTTGCCGGCATGATCCTAAGCGAGTCGGAGCTGAGCCAGCGCGCCGCCAACGAAACGCTGCCGTTGCGAGACGCGTTCGCCGTTCTGTTTTTTGTCTCCGTCGGCATGCTGGTCGATCCAATGATCGTGGTGCGGGACATCGGCCCGGTTCTGGCCACGCTGCTCATCATCCTCTTTGGCAAGTCGGTGGCCGCCTATGCCATCGTGCGGTTGTTCCGGCACCCTCAATCGACGGCCCTCACCATCTCCGCAAGCCTTGCCCAGATTGGTGAATTTGCATTCATTTTGGCCGGGCTTGGTGTCGCCCTGTCGCTGCTGCCGGAGCGCGGCCGCGATCTGATTCTCGCCGGCGCCATATTGTCGATTTTGCTGAACCCGCTGCTCTTTGCCGCTTTGGATTGGTGGACGTCCCGCAGCCTGCCGGCTCAGACGAGCGATGCCTCGGCCTCAGAGAGCGGCATAAGGGAGAAAAAAGCCCGTCGTCCCCGGCGCGCGCCGATGCCGGTCACCGCTCTTATGGATCACGTCGTCCTGGTCGGCCATGGCCGAGTAGGCGGCTTCATCAGTCCGGCTGTGACGGCCGCCGGGATTCCGTTGCTGGTGGTTGAAGATAACGCGGATGACGCGGCAAAGCTCAAGGAACGGAGTATCGAAACAATTGTCGGCAATGCTGCCGATCCCGAGATCGTCAAGGCCGTAAATTTGCAGGCCGCGCGCTGTCTGCTGGTGGCGATCCCAGACGCGTTCGAGGGCGGCCAGGTGGTGCAGCAGGCACGAACGATCAATCCTGGCCTCACCATCATCGCCCGTTCGCATTCGGAAGAGGAAAACCAGCATCTCCTGAAACACGGGGCGAGCCAGGTGATCATGGGCGAGCATGAAATTGCCAAGGCCATGATTTCTGCCATCCCGCGCGCCGCTCCCGCGGACGCGCCTCAGAAACCGCTGGAATCTTAG
- a CDS encoding potassium/proton antiporter, protein MAALDSISILILLGSVLVLAGILSSLVALRFGAPLLLIFLLIGMLAGESGPGGIHFNDVGLVYAVGSVALALIIFDGGLRTRFAVFRSVLGPASVLATIGVALTATLTAPAAIYALGLSWTEGLLVGAIVASTDAAAVFFLLNGRGLRLRPRISATIEIESATNDPAAILMTIVLVEILLVGEKPWPEVAWLLAWQAVIGGFLGLFGGAAIVFCLNRLPLPQGLHAPFVAAGALATFGLCQTIEASGFLAVYLMGLVVGNRVTRGHGAIIAFLEAATWLGQIVMFVLLGLLAWPDTLVTRLIPATLVALMLTLVARPVAIFLCLAPFGYTKREKLFISWVGLRGSVSVFLASIPLLVGLPNAQVYFDVGFVVVLLSLLVQGWTIAPAARRLRIAKKRADPFRARVELDLPGQRAQELVGYPVMPGSPFLRRGFMPPWAKIALVVRGERVLTPEEAHGVHEGDHVYLLAPQDKAPALDRFFADLPPPSSPDPRLLGDFFVSGDVTLGAIAEIYGITFDNSDPAMMLSDLFIRRLGRAPQAGAVLRIGDVALVAHRVKDGHVVTVGLQLADEEALPWWRRFPANLRRYLTA, encoded by the coding sequence ATGGCAGCGCTCGATTCGATCAGCATTCTCATTTTGCTCGGCTCCGTGCTGGTGCTGGCGGGGATCCTTTCCAGTCTGGTGGCCTTGCGTTTTGGCGCGCCTTTGCTGCTGATCTTCCTTCTCATCGGCATGCTGGCTGGAGAAAGCGGCCCGGGCGGGATTCACTTCAACGATGTGGGGCTGGTTTACGCCGTTGGCTCCGTCGCGCTGGCGCTGATCATTTTTGACGGCGGACTGCGCACTCGTTTTGCCGTATTCCGGAGCGTGCTCGGTCCGGCCAGCGTCCTCGCCACCATCGGCGTCGCGCTGACCGCTACCCTGACAGCGCCTGCCGCGATCTACGCTCTGGGATTGAGCTGGACTGAGGGGTTGCTGGTTGGAGCAATTGTTGCCTCCACCGACGCTGCCGCCGTGTTCTTTCTTCTGAACGGGCGTGGCCTGCGCCTGCGCCCGCGCATTTCGGCCACCATTGAAATCGAGTCGGCCACGAACGATCCCGCCGCAATCCTGATGACGATCGTTCTCGTCGAAATCCTGCTGGTGGGCGAGAAGCCATGGCCGGAAGTGGCTTGGCTGCTGGCTTGGCAAGCCGTGATCGGTGGCTTTCTCGGGCTTTTCGGCGGTGCCGCGATCGTCTTCTGCCTGAACCGGCTGCCGCTGCCACAAGGTTTGCACGCGCCCTTTGTTGCTGCCGGTGCACTGGCAACGTTCGGTCTCTGCCAGACGATAGAAGCGTCGGGATTTCTCGCTGTCTATCTGATGGGTTTGGTGGTGGGAAATCGGGTTACGCGCGGACATGGAGCCATCATCGCCTTTCTCGAGGCCGCGACTTGGCTCGGCCAGATTGTCATGTTTGTGCTGCTTGGCCTGCTGGCATGGCCGGACACGTTGGTCACGCGGCTCATTCCGGCGACGCTGGTCGCCTTGATGCTGACGCTGGTTGCGCGCCCGGTCGCCATCTTCCTGTGTCTGGCACCGTTCGGTTACACCAAGCGGGAGAAACTCTTCATTTCCTGGGTCGGTCTGCGCGGCTCGGTCAGTGTGTTTCTCGCCTCGATTCCGCTGCTGGTCGGACTGCCGAACGCGCAGGTCTATTTTGACGTCGGATTCGTCGTGGTCCTCCTCTCCCTTCTGGTGCAGGGCTGGACCATCGCTCCAGCCGCACGCCGCCTGCGCATCGCCAAGAAGCGTGCCGACCCGTTTCGGGCACGCGTGGAACTGGATTTGCCCGGTCAGCGTGCGCAGGAACTGGTCGGTTATCCGGTCATGCCAGGCAGTCCTTTCCTGCGGCGCGGATTCATGCCGCCCTGGGCCAAGATAGCGCTGGTCGTCCGCGGTGAACGCGTGCTCACCCCGGAGGAGGCGCACGGCGTACACGAAGGAGATCACGTCTATCTGCTGGCGCCTCAGGACAAGGCGCCGGCGCTGGACCGCTTTTTTGCCGATCTTCCGCCGCCGTCTTCGCCTGACCCGCGGCTGCTCGGCGACTTCTTCGTCTCGGGCGATGTCACGCTCGGCGCCATCGCCGAAATCTACGGCATCACTTTCGATAACAGCGATCCGGCAATGATGTTGTCGGATTTGTTCATCAGGCGCCTCGGCCGCGCTCCGCAGGCTGGCGCAGTCCTTCGAATTGGCGATGTTGCGCTGGTCGCCCATCGGGTCAAGGATGGGCATGTCGTCACCGTCGGGTTGCAACTGGCGGATGAGGAAGCTCTTCCCTGGTGGCGGCGATTCCCTGCTAATCTGCGCCGCTATCTGACGGCGTGA
- a CDS encoding ABC transporter ATP-binding protein, with the protein MSGAPMLTASNLSVRLDRTLIVSDASLTLRQGQFTALVGPNGAGKTTLVRALAGVLPCDGAIHVEGRPLAEYTPRERAKRIAYLPQGNTFHWPMPVEQIVALGRYPHGDPFSPPTEADKRTVAHALEVTGTQELAHRPVTHLSGGEKARVALARALATEARILLADEPTMSLDPRHQLTVMDLLRDQARKGGAVLAVVHDLALAARYADRIIMIQNGRISADEKPQDALNAERIASVFGIEATIIEFDKSRIPVARRAL; encoded by the coding sequence ATGAGCGGCGCGCCCATGCTCACGGCCAGCAACCTGTCCGTCCGGCTCGACCGCACGCTGATTGTCAGCGACGCCTCGCTGACGCTCCGGCAGGGCCAGTTCACCGCACTGGTCGGACCGAACGGCGCCGGCAAAACGACGCTGGTCCGCGCGCTTGCCGGCGTCTTGCCTTGCGACGGTGCGATTCATGTGGAAGGCCGGCCGCTTGCTGAATATACGCCACGTGAGCGCGCTAAACGCATTGCCTATCTGCCCCAAGGCAATACCTTCCACTGGCCCATGCCGGTCGAGCAGATCGTGGCGCTCGGACGCTATCCGCATGGCGATCCGTTTTCGCCGCCGACCGAAGCAGATAAGCGGACCGTGGCGCATGCGCTGGAGGTGACCGGAACGCAGGAGCTGGCGCATCGTCCGGTGACGCATCTGTCCGGCGGTGAAAAGGCGCGAGTCGCCCTCGCGCGCGCATTGGCAACGGAAGCCAGGATTTTGCTCGCCGACGAGCCCACGATGTCGCTCGATCCGCGGCATCAATTGACGGTCATGGACCTGCTGCGCGATCAGGCCCGCAAGGGCGGTGCCGTGCTGGCCGTGGTGCATGATCTGGCGCTGGCCGCGCGCTATGCCGACCGGATCATCATGATCCAGAACGGTCGCATTTCCGCCGACGAAAAACCGCAGGACGCGCTCAACGCAGAGCGTATCGCCTCGGTCTTCGGCATCGAGGCGACGATCATCGAATTCGACAAGAGCCGCATCCCGGTTGCGCGGCGGGCGCTATAG
- a CDS encoding iron ABC transporter permease translates to MSFTTTRSGGRLIVALTVLILILILVSLMIGSAGLSPREALSALISGEGPAGIIVRDIRLPRTLLAVLIGATLGLSGAALQGLLRNPLAEPALFGAPQAAAAAASFMIAFGFVSATSLAVPLAGMTGALISIGGLVAIAGRRASLTVILLAGLALASFAGAATALVLNLAPNPFIALEVAFWLLGSLEDRSSDHLVIAVPFLIASWIVLFANARSFRALTLGEDAAASLGVDLVRTRLMVVTGVALGVGAAVAVAGSIGFVGLVAPHLVRRAVNADPARVMLPGALAGAALLLAADIAVRAIPAAIELKVGVVTALIGVPFFLMMIFGERRELEGAPT, encoded by the coding sequence ATGTCCTTCACAACAACCAGAAGCGGCGGCCGTCTCATCGTCGCCCTCACCGTCCTCATCCTGATTCTAATTCTGGTGTCACTCATGATCGGATCGGCCGGATTGTCGCCGCGCGAGGCGCTGTCGGCGCTGATCTCGGGCGAGGGCCCGGCTGGTATCATCGTACGCGACATCCGTCTGCCGCGCACGTTGCTGGCCGTGCTGATCGGCGCAACGCTCGGGCTCTCCGGCGCCGCCCTGCAGGGATTGCTGCGCAACCCACTGGCTGAACCGGCTCTGTTCGGCGCGCCGCAGGCGGCGGCCGCCGCCGCATCATTCATGATTGCCTTCGGGTTCGTCTCGGCCACGTCCCTGGCCGTTCCGCTCGCCGGCATGACCGGCGCGCTGATTTCAATCGGCGGGCTGGTGGCGATTGCCGGCCGCCGCGCCAGCCTGACCGTGATCCTGCTCGCCGGTCTCGCATTGGCAAGCTTCGCGGGCGCGGCCACCGCGCTCGTCCTCAATCTCGCACCCAATCCCTTCATTGCGCTGGAAGTCGCGTTCTGGCTGCTCGGCTCGCTGGAGGATCGCAGCAGCGATCACCTGGTCATTGCGGTGCCGTTCCTCATCGCAAGCTGGATTGTGCTGTTCGCCAATGCGCGCAGCTTTCGCGCGCTCACCCTCGGCGAGGATGCCGCTGCCTCGCTCGGCGTCGATCTGGTGCGCACGCGCCTGATGGTGGTAACCGGCGTTGCGCTTGGCGTCGGTGCAGCGGTGGCAGTCGCCGGCTCGATCGGTTTCGTAGGGCTGGTGGCGCCGCATCTGGTGCGGCGCGCGGTGAATGCCGATCCGGCCCGCGTGATGCTGCCCGGCGCATTGGCGGGCGCGGCCTTGCTGCTCGCCGCCGATATCGCGGTACGCGCCATCCCGGCCGCCATCGAACTGAAAGTCGGCGTGGTCACCGCACTAATCGGCGTGCCATTTTTCCTGATGATGATTTTCGGCGAGCGACGCGAGCTGGAAGGAGCACCGACATGA
- a CDS encoding ABC transporter substrate-binding protein: MLVAAMLLGWSVPAKPAEMPRRVVSFNLCADQLVLALADPDQIAGLSPYAADPGLSVMADEARPFRRLDWQAEATIALQPDLVLIGPNDRSVTRRMLAAQGMRVAEVGFVTDLENARQQIREVAELVGHKERGEKLVAELDAARARLAAVPRSQYTTAVVVERGGYTQGPSSLAAALLSEAGLKPPAGAPAGYGGFIPLEKLLVLKPDIVFLKDPPSAPSDQGALYLTHPALRELYPENRRVALPTRYTMCGGPALVAAFGYLADALTRLSVR, translated from the coding sequence ATGCTGGTTGCCGCCATGCTTCTGGGATGGTCAGTTCCGGCAAAGCCCGCCGAAATGCCCCGCCGTGTGGTGTCCTTCAATCTGTGCGCCGACCAGCTCGTCCTGGCTCTGGCCGATCCGGACCAGATTGCAGGCCTGTCTCCCTATGCCGCCGATCCGGGCCTGTCGGTCATGGCCGACGAGGCGCGCCCCTTCCGGCGGCTCGACTGGCAGGCGGAAGCGACCATCGCATTGCAACCCGATCTGGTGCTGATCGGGCCAAACGACCGCTCGGTGACGCGGCGCATGCTGGCGGCCCAAGGCATGCGCGTCGCGGAAGTCGGCTTTGTCACGGATCTTGAGAACGCGCGACAGCAGATCCGCGAGGTGGCGGAGCTTGTCGGCCACAAGGAGCGTGGCGAAAAACTCGTTGCCGAACTCGATGCGGCGCGGGCTCGTCTCGCAGCAGTTCCGAGGTCGCAATATACGACGGCAGTGGTGGTGGAGCGCGGCGGCTATACGCAGGGGCCGTCGAGTCTCGCCGCAGCCTTGTTGTCCGAAGCCGGGCTGAAACCGCCGGCTGGCGCGCCGGCCGGATATGGCGGGTTCATTCCGCTGGAAAAGCTGCTGGTACTGAAGCCGGATATCGTCTTCCTGAAGGATCCGCCTTCCGCGCCCTCGGATCAGGGCGCGCTCTATCTGACGCATCCGGCCTTGCGCGAGCTTTATCCTGAGAATCGCCGCGTGGCGCTGCCGACACGCTACACCATGTGCGGCGGGCCGGCCCTGGTTGCGGCCTTCGGTTATCTGGCGGACGCGCTGACGCGATTGTCCGTGCGCTGA
- the modC gene encoding molybdenum ABC transporter ATP-binding protein yields the protein MLAVDVQKRLGDFFLAAKFETERGVTALFGPSGSGKTSVISMIAGLLKPDKGRIAIEGDALFDSSVGVNRPPHRRGIGYVFQEGRLFPHMNVRSNLDYGRWMSGIKRDKNTFDRVVDLLGIAHLLDRRPGPLSGGERQRVAIGRALLMQPRLLLLDEPLASLDAARKAEIFPYLERLRDEAQVPMIYVSHSPGEIRRIANSVVRLDGGRVSAIGGHEILKAADTELFA from the coding sequence ATGCTCGCGGTCGATGTGCAGAAACGGCTCGGCGATTTCTTTCTCGCGGCGAAATTCGAGACCGAGCGCGGCGTAACCGCTTTGTTCGGTCCATCCGGCTCCGGCAAAACATCCGTTATCAGCATGATCGCCGGGCTGCTGAAGCCGGACAAAGGCCGCATAGCGATCGAGGGCGATGCCCTGTTCGATTCCAGTGTGGGCGTGAACAGACCGCCTCACCGGCGCGGAATCGGCTATGTCTTCCAGGAGGGCCGGCTGTTTCCGCACATGAATGTACGATCGAATCTCGATTACGGTCGCTGGATGTCGGGCATTAAGCGTGACAAGAACACATTTGACCGTGTGGTGGATTTACTCGGCATCGCGCATCTTCTCGATCGCCGGCCCGGCCCGCTGTCCGGGGGCGAGCGGCAGCGTGTCGCGATTGGCCGCGCCTTGCTGATGCAGCCGCGCCTGCTGCTGCTGGACGAGCCCTTGGCCTCGCTCGACGCCGCGCGCAAGGCCGAGATTTTCCCTTATCTGGAGCGGCTGCGCGACGAAGCCCAAGTGCCGATGATCTATGTCAGCCATTCCCCCGGCGAAATCCGCCGGATCGCCAATAGTGTCGTTCGCCTGGATGGCGGGCGGGTGAGCGCTATCGGTGGCCATGAAATCCTGAAGGCAGCGGACACGGAATTATTCGCGTAA